A single window of Archangium gephyra DNA harbors:
- a CDS encoding type IV pilus twitching motility protein PilT, with amino-acid sequence MSTPPRIAALFDKLLENKGSDLHLSIGHPPLGRIRGQLTPLREALLTQQELEAMLFELTSPEQKRQITEELDLDFAYSFGTKARFRANYFYKTTGVAAVFRTIPSKVLSLTELNAPEVVRKLAERRSGLVLVTGPTGSGKSTTLAGMIHHINHTRPAHILTIEDPVEFVHESAKSQVTHREVGIHASSFATAIRSAGREDPNVILIGELRTNETMKLALQLASFGVLVMATVHTNSAPATIDRIINSFPAEEQPQVRGMLAEGLAGIVAQQLIRTADGKGRVAALEILIGTSAIASMIREGKVFQIASKMQASQNLGMQTLDMHLEKLVAANTITPEAALEKAQDKEAFAKLLQRLKPEFEVPESALGEPGGSH; translated from the coding sequence ATGAGCACCCCGCCGCGCATCGCCGCCCTCTTCGACAAGCTCCTGGAGAACAAGGGGAGCGACCTGCACCTGAGCATCGGCCACCCGCCCCTGGGACGCATCCGCGGCCAGCTCACCCCCCTGCGCGAGGCCCTCCTCACCCAGCAGGAGCTGGAGGCGATGCTCTTCGAGCTCACCAGCCCCGAGCAGAAGCGGCAGATCACGGAAGAGCTCGACCTGGACTTCGCCTACAGCTTCGGCACCAAGGCCCGCTTCCGCGCCAACTACTTCTACAAGACGACGGGCGTGGCGGCCGTCTTCCGCACCATTCCCAGCAAGGTGCTGTCGCTCACGGAGCTCAACGCCCCCGAGGTGGTGCGCAAGCTGGCCGAGCGCCGCAGCGGGCTGGTGCTCGTCACCGGCCCCACCGGCAGCGGCAAGTCCACCACGCTGGCGGGGATGATCCACCACATCAACCACACCCGCCCGGCGCACATCCTCACCATCGAGGACCCGGTGGAGTTCGTGCACGAGTCGGCGAAGTCCCAGGTGACGCACCGCGAGGTGGGCATCCACGCCTCCAGCTTCGCCACGGCCATCCGCTCCGCGGGCCGAGAGGATCCCAACGTCATCCTCATCGGCGAGCTGCGCACCAACGAGACGATGAAGCTGGCGCTGCAGCTGGCCAGCTTCGGCGTGCTGGTGATGGCGACGGTGCACACCAACAGCGCGCCGGCCACCATCGATCGCATCATCAACTCGTTCCCCGCCGAGGAGCAGCCCCAGGTGCGCGGCATGCTCGCCGAGGGCCTGGCCGGCATCGTCGCCCAGCAGCTCATCCGCACCGCGGACGGCAAGGGCCGCGTGGCGGCGCTGGAGATCCTCATCGGCACCAGCGCCATCGCGTCGATGATCCGCGAGGGGAAGGTGTTCCAGATCGCGAGCAAGATGCAGGCGAGCCAGAACCTGGGCATGCAGACGCTGGACATGCACCTGGAGAAGCTGGTGGCGGCCAATACCATCACCCCGGAGGCCGCCCTGGAGAAGGCCCAGGACAAGGAGGCCTTCGCCAAGCTGCTGCAGCGGCTCAAACCGGAGTTCGAGGTGCCCGAGTCCGCCCTCGGCGAGCCCGGCGGCTCACACTGA
- a CDS encoding type IV pilus twitching motility protein PilT, protein MKTLTELLRHLARPGAVELALISGRNPMVKTAAGAFEALDPALLTAEGLQGMLHALVGEARAATVSDKPSQWALRLEGLGPVVVGALRRGDVLNVRVMRTEAPQAGAPAPTPRPAAPPPTATPAPAAQRPAGTGTPPAPAAASRPAPPAGGLSPRPAKGVQILPSERHTPEPPPPAEPPPPAAEPVAEAPQGPRLVVRPESARNLTMLLEDARTVGASDLHVVAGRPPLFRVVGELLPHGEPLPHDIVETMLLPHVPARLRPVLEREGSCDFSLELGQSGRFRVNVSRQRTGYKGCFRLIPREIPTLESLGLPADIAKATHHHQGLIVVTGPSGHGKTSTLAAIVDIINRETSHHVLTVEDPVEYLHPRKKALLSQREVGSHTKTFATALKGSLREDPDVILVGELRDTETVRMALAASETGHLLISTMNTPSAAKTIDRLIDLFPPGDQAQVRMTLASSLRLIVSQRLLPSADRQGLVAAAELLPGSVALGNLIRDNKTYQIPSLQQRGKSLGIVRFDDSLAELVRSGKTTLELARLYAENPDELEAVVTGKRPGAPPEPPPSPEGGKLLSKMGNLLNRKSA, encoded by the coding sequence ATGAAGACCCTGACGGAGTTGCTGCGCCACCTGGCCCGCCCGGGTGCGGTGGAGCTCGCCCTCATCTCCGGGCGGAACCCCATGGTGAAGACGGCGGCTGGCGCCTTCGAGGCGTTGGATCCCGCCCTCCTCACGGCGGAGGGGCTGCAGGGGATGTTGCACGCCCTGGTGGGCGAGGCCCGCGCCGCCACCGTCTCCGACAAGCCCAGCCAGTGGGCCTTGCGCCTGGAGGGCCTGGGCCCCGTCGTCGTCGGCGCCCTGCGCCGGGGAGACGTGCTCAACGTGCGCGTCATGCGGACCGAGGCCCCCCAGGCCGGAGCCCCCGCCCCCACGCCCCGGCCCGCCGCGCCCCCTCCCACCGCCACGCCGGCCCCCGCCGCCCAGCGCCCCGCCGGGACGGGGACGCCTCCAGCCCCGGCCGCCGCCTCGCGTCCGGCGCCCCCCGCGGGCGGGCTCTCTCCCAGGCCGGCCAAGGGCGTGCAGATCCTCCCCTCGGAGCGCCACACGCCCGAGCCGCCTCCTCCCGCCGAGCCGCCTCCTCCCGCCGCGGAGCCCGTGGCCGAGGCCCCCCAGGGCCCGCGCCTCGTCGTGCGGCCGGAGTCCGCGCGCAACCTGACGATGCTGCTGGAGGACGCGCGCACCGTGGGCGCGAGCGACCTGCACGTCGTCGCCGGCCGCCCTCCCCTCTTCCGCGTCGTCGGCGAGCTGCTGCCCCACGGCGAGCCGCTGCCCCACGACATCGTGGAGACGATGCTCCTGCCGCACGTGCCCGCGCGCCTGCGCCCGGTGCTCGAGCGCGAGGGGAGCTGTGACTTCTCGCTGGAGCTCGGGCAGTCCGGCCGCTTCCGCGTCAACGTCTCGCGCCAGCGCACCGGCTACAAGGGCTGCTTCCGCCTCATCCCCCGGGAGATTCCCACCCTCGAGTCGCTCGGCCTGCCGGCGGACATCGCCAAGGCCACCCACCACCACCAGGGCCTCATCGTCGTCACCGGCCCCTCCGGCCACGGCAAGACGAGCACCCTGGCGGCCATCGTGGACATCATCAACCGCGAGACGTCCCACCACGTGCTCACCGTGGAGGATCCCGTCGAGTACCTCCACCCGCGCAAGAAGGCGCTGCTGAGCCAGCGCGAGGTGGGCTCGCACACCAAGACGTTCGCCACCGCCCTCAAGGGCAGCCTGCGCGAGGACCCGGACGTCATCCTCGTGGGCGAGCTGCGCGACACCGAGACGGTGCGCATGGCGCTGGCCGCCAGCGAGACGGGCCACCTGCTCATCTCCACGATGAACACGCCCAGCGCGGCGAAGACCATCGACCGGCTCATCGATCTCTTCCCGCCGGGGGACCAGGCCCAGGTGCGCATGACGCTCGCCAGCAGCCTGCGCCTCATCGTCAGCCAGCGGCTGTTGCCGAGCGCGGACCGCCAGGGCCTGGTGGCCGCCGCCGAGCTGCTCCCGGGCTCGGTGGCCCTGGGCAACCTCATCCGCGACAACAAGACGTACCAGATTCCCTCGCTGCAGCAGCGCGGCAAGTCGCTCGGCATCGTCCGCTTCGACGACTCGCTCGCCGAGCTGGTGCGCTCCGGCAAGACGACGCTGGAGCTCGCCCGGCTCTACGCCGAGAACCCCGACGAGCTGGAGGCCGTGGTGACGGGCAAGCGGCCCGGCGCGCCTCCCGAGCCCCCGCCTTCGCCGGAGGGAGGCAAGCTGCTGTCGAAGATGGGCAACCTCCTCAACCGCAAGAGCGCCTGA
- a CDS encoding ATP-dependent DNA helicase has protein sequence MSLPASSLRLSVDTLLGPGGALQSALEAYEYRPEQLQMARSVEKAFNERGYLLAEAGTGTGKTLAYLVPALLSGRRVVVSTATKTLQEQIFFKDLPLLRERMGLTFEAAYLKGRSNYLCLHRYDAFRKDPQFASREEGRYWKHLQAWASRTETGDRSELELPESFSAWSRLSTTSDTCLGSKCPVYENCHVTRVRRAAESADLLVVNHHLFFADLALRGRGQRGEGVLPQYDAVIFDEAHALEDAAGSHFGHSVSSFRLEDLVRDALGALATTDSRFGMLSSLVVRLRTHSEALFSQAPRVLGLKEHEGAVALNPERLALLSDSIEQVKESLSALSAFTLSEHEPELTLLTRRCAELVADLSFLEKVESHDHVYWAEARGRGVFLRASPIEIARELQERLYGGVDTVVFTSATLAAEGRFDFFARRMGLYDEEGVPVASVRTVSVPSPFDFEQQSALYLPTHLPDPTAPGFIEAAAEEIIRLCEVTGGRAFVLFTSLRNMERAHALARGRLPYQVLLQGERPKQQLLEAFREVPSVLFAAHSFWEGVDVPGDALSLVIIDRLPFASPGDPVVAARIRQLEARGEEAFGGYQLPQAALALRQGFGRLIRTRADRGIVAMLDRRIVTKSYGRAFLTSLPPARRLNQLDALSAWFEGTSAPEREDDVDF, from the coding sequence ATGTCCCTGCCCGCTTCCTCGCTCCGGCTCTCCGTCGACACGCTGCTCGGCCCTGGTGGGGCGCTCCAGTCCGCGCTGGAGGCGTACGAGTACCGTCCGGAGCAGCTGCAGATGGCGCGCTCGGTGGAGAAGGCCTTCAACGAGCGGGGCTACCTGCTGGCCGAGGCGGGCACGGGCACGGGCAAGACGCTGGCCTACCTGGTCCCGGCGCTGCTGTCGGGCCGGCGGGTGGTGGTGTCCACGGCGACCAAGACGCTGCAGGAGCAGATCTTCTTCAAGGATCTGCCGCTGCTGCGCGAGCGCATGGGCCTCACCTTCGAGGCGGCGTACCTCAAGGGGCGCAGCAACTACCTGTGCCTGCACCGCTACGACGCCTTCCGCAAGGATCCGCAGTTCGCCTCGCGGGAAGAGGGGCGGTACTGGAAGCACCTGCAGGCGTGGGCGAGCCGGACGGAGACGGGGGACCGGAGCGAGCTAGAGCTGCCCGAGTCCTTCAGTGCGTGGAGCCGGCTGTCGACGACGTCGGACACGTGCCTGGGCTCGAAGTGCCCGGTGTACGAGAACTGCCACGTGACGCGGGTGAGGCGGGCGGCGGAGTCGGCGGACCTGCTGGTGGTGAACCACCACCTCTTCTTCGCGGACCTGGCGCTGCGGGGCCGGGGCCAGCGGGGCGAGGGCGTGCTGCCGCAGTACGACGCCGTCATCTTCGACGAGGCACACGCGCTGGAGGATGCGGCGGGGAGCCACTTCGGGCACTCGGTGTCCAGCTTCCGGCTGGAGGACCTGGTGCGCGATGCGCTGGGCGCGCTGGCGACGACGGACTCGCGCTTCGGGATGCTGTCCTCGCTGGTGGTGCGCCTGCGCACGCATTCGGAGGCGCTCTTCTCGCAGGCGCCGCGGGTGCTGGGCCTCAAGGAGCACGAGGGCGCGGTGGCGCTCAACCCCGAGCGGCTGGCGCTGCTGTCGGACTCCATCGAGCAGGTGAAGGAGTCGCTCTCGGCGCTGTCGGCCTTCACGCTGAGCGAGCACGAGCCGGAGCTGACGCTGCTCACCCGGCGGTGCGCGGAGCTGGTGGCGGACCTGTCCTTCCTGGAGAAGGTGGAGTCCCACGACCACGTGTACTGGGCGGAGGCGCGCGGGCGGGGCGTCTTCCTGCGCGCCAGTCCCATCGAGATTGCGAGGGAGCTGCAGGAGCGGCTCTACGGAGGGGTGGACACGGTGGTGTTCACCTCGGCGACGCTGGCGGCGGAGGGGCGCTTCGACTTCTTCGCGCGGCGCATGGGGCTGTACGACGAGGAGGGCGTGCCGGTGGCGAGCGTGCGCACCGTGTCGGTGCCCAGCCCGTTCGACTTCGAGCAGCAGTCGGCGCTGTACCTGCCCACGCACCTGCCGGACCCGACGGCCCCCGGCTTCATCGAGGCGGCGGCGGAGGAGATCATCCGGCTGTGCGAGGTGACGGGAGGCCGGGCCTTCGTGCTCTTCACCTCCTTGCGCAACATGGAGCGGGCCCACGCGCTGGCGCGCGGCCGGCTGCCCTACCAGGTGTTGTTGCAGGGCGAGCGGCCCAAGCAGCAGCTGCTGGAGGCCTTCCGCGAGGTGCCCAGCGTGCTCTTCGCGGCGCACAGCTTCTGGGAGGGCGTGGACGTGCCGGGGGACGCGCTGAGCCTGGTCATCATCGACCGGCTGCCCTTCGCCTCGCCGGGAGATCCGGTGGTGGCGGCGCGCATCCGCCAGCTCGAGGCCCGGGGCGAGGAGGCCTTCGGGGGCTACCAGCTTCCGCAGGCGGCACTGGCGCTGCGGCAGGGCTTCGGCCGGCTGATTCGCACGCGGGCGGACCGGGGCATCGTCGCGATGTTGGACCGGCGCATCGTCACCAAGAGCTACGGGCGCGCCTTCCTCACGAGCCTCCCGCCGGCCCGGCGCCTCAACCAGCTCGACGCGCTGAGCGCCTGGTTCGAGGGCACGTCTGCCCCCGAGCGCGAGGACGACGTCGACTTCTGA
- a CDS encoding sensor histidine kinase, translating to MVAHGVEWEVEGERAEADPLLTRLEQSERTLLQLSEALGEGEPVAMVSALRREAESLQGMRNQLQSLLGSWALVAELSHRLLNLPLEEIEPGLRATLAVLGEWFGSQRAYVFLLSEERRQVTEVYEWCAEGVAPHDVDGTRSVPVEALSWSMRQLLAGRTVLVKDTALLPPEAAAEKQLCETLGTRSYVHMPLFLGGRLLGWLGCDAVGGPGVWPEESLRLMAVSGGVLVNALQRKRVAVSNDRLSESLEQLQEAQSQLLFADRLATIGQLAAGVVHEINNPLSFLLNNLAHVKRVMGQARPPDVTQALADANEGAERVRLIVQDLKLLSSPDEMESGPVEVAKVVRSAVKLAAHEIRNRAHVVESLEEVPRVRGNEARLCQVFLNLLLNAAHAISPGQPEHNRIQVSARVAEGERVLVEVSDTGCGIPPELLERVFDPFFTTKPVGVGSGLGLSVCRRIITAHGGALSVESEPGRGTTFQVFLPVHTGDH from the coding sequence ATGGTGGCACACGGGGTGGAGTGGGAAGTCGAAGGGGAGAGGGCGGAGGCGGACCCGCTCCTGACGCGTCTCGAACAATCCGAGCGCACGCTGCTCCAGCTCTCCGAGGCGCTCGGGGAGGGAGAGCCGGTGGCGATGGTCTCGGCGCTGCGGCGGGAGGCCGAGTCCCTGCAGGGGATGCGCAACCAGCTCCAGTCGCTGCTGGGGAGCTGGGCCCTGGTGGCGGAGCTGTCCCACCGCCTGTTGAACCTGCCCTTGGAGGAGATAGAGCCGGGGCTGCGCGCCACGCTGGCGGTGCTCGGCGAGTGGTTCGGGTCCCAGCGTGCCTACGTCTTCCTGCTGTCCGAGGAGCGGCGCCAGGTGACGGAGGTGTACGAGTGGTGCGCGGAGGGCGTGGCGCCCCATGACGTGGACGGCACGCGGAGTGTCCCGGTGGAGGCCCTGTCCTGGTCGATGCGCCAGCTGCTGGCGGGGCGGACCGTCCTCGTGAAGGACACGGCGCTGCTGCCTCCGGAGGCCGCGGCCGAGAAGCAGCTGTGCGAGACGCTGGGGACCCGCTCCTACGTGCACATGCCGCTGTTCCTCGGGGGCCGGCTGCTCGGGTGGCTGGGCTGCGACGCGGTGGGGGGGCCTGGAGTCTGGCCGGAGGAGTCGCTGCGCCTGATGGCCGTCTCCGGCGGGGTGCTGGTGAATGCCCTGCAGCGCAAGCGGGTGGCGGTGTCGAACGACCGGCTCTCCGAGAGCCTGGAGCAACTGCAGGAGGCGCAGAGCCAGCTGCTCTTCGCGGACCGGCTGGCGACCATCGGCCAGCTCGCGGCGGGCGTGGTGCATGAGATCAACAACCCGTTGTCCTTCCTGCTCAACAACCTGGCGCATGTGAAGCGGGTGATGGGGCAGGCGCGGCCGCCGGACGTGACGCAGGCGCTCGCGGACGCGAACGAGGGCGCCGAGCGGGTGCGCCTTATCGTGCAGGACCTCAAGCTGCTCTCCAGTCCGGACGAGATGGAGAGTGGCCCCGTGGAGGTGGCGAAGGTGGTGCGCAGCGCGGTGAAGCTGGCGGCGCATGAAATCCGCAACCGGGCGCACGTGGTCGAGTCGTTGGAGGAGGTGCCGCGGGTGCGGGGCAACGAGGCGCGCCTGTGTCAGGTGTTCCTCAACCTGCTGCTGAACGCGGCGCACGCCATCTCACCGGGGCAGCCGGAGCACAACCGCATCCAGGTGTCGGCGCGGGTGGCGGAGGGCGAGCGCGTGCTCGTGGAGGTGAGTGACACGGGCTGCGGGATTCCGCCGGAGTTGCTGGAGCGGGTGTTCGACCCGTTCTTCACGACCAAGCCGGTGGGGGTGGGGAGTGGGCTGGGGCTCTCGGTGTGCAGGCGCATCATCACCGCGCACGGAGGGGCGCTCTCCGTGGAGAGCGAGCCGGGGAGGGGCACCACCTTCCAGGTGTTCCTGCCGGTGCACACCGGAGACCACTGA
- a CDS encoding DUF2380 domain-containing protein produces MRTRQWMVWLALALLSTGCVSLTPPAGQGTHLRYSRHGAVVTVASPGSVGGAVGSAPAGDAAEPARRSSMAAHLAFIGALGEVSGSTRRISSELSRLRSSRGLAGHYRRVFVPFVDHASQQLRWVETGLVTVSHLSAMASEMEDPDMQLALLRLGGPRLQSALLGSLLLSVWLDFLHLADVVLTQCPSYSVERLAGEMDHLRTMLEPAMTALASLETVQVEAAAADLPGLIGHFTREFAATRERALRSGENLQKILLVKELIESLASASVMKMALPRMWGPATSATLGVGLLVGSDGVMMGTRMVISAEWVEMMRRLVQAGVISLPAVSAAVRIHAGQVLMSEAKRDLPRGVREALGDGPEVGAMRETGRTGAGMAAPPRHHVLPQEFREWFEQRGFTGDMRIDQFCVGLEQASHQAIHGGGNWRLGRTWPGEWNQMIMKALQKAETRAGQMLTPREILKVVAEYMKDYGIPVTFTSCSGR; encoded by the coding sequence ATGAGGACTCGCCAGTGGATGGTGTGGCTCGCCCTGGCCCTGCTGTCCACGGGGTGCGTATCGTTGACACCACCGGCCGGCCAGGGCACGCACCTGCGCTACTCGCGGCACGGGGCGGTGGTAACGGTGGCGAGCCCGGGCAGCGTTGGGGGCGCCGTGGGGAGCGCACCTGCCGGTGATGCCGCGGAGCCCGCGCGGCGTAGCTCCATGGCGGCCCACCTGGCGTTTATCGGAGCCCTTGGCGAGGTGTCCGGCTCTACCCGCCGCATCTCCTCGGAGCTCTCCCGGCTCAGGAGCAGCCGGGGCCTGGCCGGCCATTATCGCCGCGTGTTCGTCCCCTTCGTGGACCATGCCAGCCAGCAACTGCGCTGGGTGGAGACCGGGCTCGTCACGGTCTCCCACCTGTCCGCCATGGCCTCGGAAATGGAGGACCCGGACATGCAACTGGCCCTGCTGCGTTTGGGTGGCCCCCGGCTCCAATCCGCCCTGTTGGGCTCCCTCCTGCTCTCCGTCTGGCTGGACTTCCTCCACCTCGCCGACGTCGTGCTCACTCAGTGCCCCTCCTACAGCGTGGAGCGGCTGGCTGGGGAGATGGACCATCTGCGGACGATGCTCGAGCCAGCCATGACGGCGCTCGCCTCCCTGGAGACGGTGCAGGTCGAAGCTGCCGCCGCCGACCTCCCCGGACTCATTGGCCACTTCACCCGTGAGTTCGCCGCGACCCGGGAGCGCGCGCTCAGGTCGGGGGAGAATCTCCAGAAGATACTGCTGGTGAAGGAGCTCATCGAGTCGCTCGCCTCGGCCTCGGTGATGAAGATGGCACTGCCGCGGATGTGGGGGCCAGCCACCTCCGCCACGCTCGGCGTGGGCCTCCTAGTGGGGTCCGACGGCGTGATGATGGGGACGCGGATGGTCATCTCCGCAGAGTGGGTGGAGATGATGCGCCGGCTGGTGCAGGCGGGTGTCATCTCCCTACCCGCCGTCAGCGCCGCCGTCCGGATTCACGCCGGGCAGGTGCTGATGTCCGAAGCGAAGCGGGACCTACCCCGGGGCGTACGCGAGGCGCTGGGAGACGGACCCGAGGTGGGGGCCATGCGCGAGACCGGAAGAACGGGAGCGGGCATGGCCGCGCCACCGCGGCACCACGTCCTGCCGCAAGAGTTCCGCGAGTGGTTCGAGCAGCGCGGCTTCACGGGGGACATGAGGATCGACCAGTTCTGCGTCGGGCTGGAGCAGGCAAGCCACCAGGCCATCCATGGCGGCGGCAACTGGCGCCTGGGCCGCACATGGCCCGGAGAATGGAACCAGATGATCATGAAGGCGCTACAAAAGGCCGAGACCCGGGCGGGCCAGATGCTGACGCCGCGCGAGATTCTAAAGGTCGTCGCGGAGTACATGAAGGATTACGGTATTCCGGTGACCTTCACCTCCTGCAGCGGACGATGA
- a CDS encoding ATP-binding protein — MSADKPGAAGSAPEHAGSVLQRKASLVDMLDPLSFGDVVESLGELFRVGIRVLDERGRTLADAKGGNGDFCGFVNTTAQGRARCTALVARLNEGPLTPTQGAQVLPGTSPLGGELLGQPCFTGLRYVVMPVQWEGDFLGRVVFGPFAPEELTDVPASLAELEGLDLDRARELLAHMGRQSEHRVAKMLAHVAQVLAALLAAGQKSYLTGQLHLEAMLETQRDLEAQNAQLMRLNQRLKEADRIKSSFLGTVSHELRTPLSSIIGYSEMLAEGLVGGLNPEQMQFVRTIIEKGNTLLKLISSILDMSQIEAGKVRLAFEWVDVQELVESSLTSVMPQAQRKGLTVKVQLPEAAQPRVVADREKLSQVVVNLLANAVKFTPGGGHVEVRLSAHGQQKDLGVEGYRIEVEDTGVGIPLDQRERIFQSFYQVDDSPTREYGGAGLGLAIVKSYVEGHGGQVSVTSEVGQGSCFRVVLPKEPPLSGQGPAYIPPPIDTDPERF, encoded by the coding sequence ATGAGCGCCGACAAACCAGGCGCCGCGGGCAGCGCGCCAGAGCACGCCGGCTCGGTGCTCCAGCGGAAGGCCTCGCTGGTGGACATGCTGGATCCGCTCAGCTTCGGGGACGTGGTGGAGAGCCTCGGGGAGCTGTTCCGGGTGGGCATCCGGGTGCTGGACGAGCGGGGCCGGACGCTGGCGGATGCCAAGGGCGGCAACGGGGACTTCTGCGGCTTCGTGAACACCACGGCGCAGGGCCGCGCGCGCTGCACGGCGCTGGTGGCGCGGTTGAACGAGGGGCCGCTGACGCCCACGCAGGGCGCGCAGGTGCTCCCCGGGACGAGCCCGTTGGGGGGCGAGCTGCTGGGGCAGCCGTGCTTCACCGGCCTGCGCTACGTGGTGATGCCGGTGCAGTGGGAAGGGGACTTCCTGGGGCGGGTGGTGTTCGGCCCGTTCGCGCCGGAGGAGCTGACGGACGTGCCGGCGTCGCTGGCCGAGTTGGAGGGGCTGGACCTGGATCGGGCGCGCGAGCTGCTGGCGCACATGGGGCGGCAGTCCGAGCACCGGGTGGCGAAGATGCTGGCGCACGTGGCCCAGGTGCTGGCGGCGCTGCTGGCGGCCGGTCAGAAGTCGTACCTGACGGGGCAACTGCACCTCGAGGCGATGCTGGAGACGCAGCGCGACCTGGAGGCGCAGAACGCGCAGTTGATGCGGCTCAACCAGCGGCTGAAGGAGGCGGACCGCATCAAGTCGAGCTTCCTGGGGACGGTGAGCCACGAGCTGCGCACGCCGCTGTCGTCCATCATCGGCTACTCGGAGATGCTGGCCGAGGGGCTGGTGGGCGGGCTGAATCCGGAGCAGATGCAGTTCGTGCGCACCATCATCGAGAAGGGCAACACGCTGCTCAAGCTCATCTCCTCCATCCTGGACATGAGTCAAATCGAGGCGGGCAAGGTGCGGCTCGCCTTCGAGTGGGTGGACGTGCAGGAGCTGGTGGAGAGCTCGCTGACGAGCGTGATGCCGCAGGCGCAGCGCAAGGGCCTGACGGTGAAGGTGCAGCTGCCGGAGGCCGCGCAGCCGAGGGTGGTGGCGGACCGGGAGAAGCTGAGTCAGGTGGTGGTGAACCTGCTGGCCAACGCGGTGAAGTTCACGCCGGGCGGTGGACACGTGGAGGTGCGGTTGTCGGCGCACGGCCAGCAGAAGGACCTGGGCGTGGAGGGCTACCGCATCGAGGTGGAGGACACGGGGGTGGGCATTCCGCTGGACCAGCGCGAGCGCATCTTCCAGAGCTTCTACCAGGTGGACGACAGCCCGACGCGCGAGTACGGCGGAGCGGGGTTGGGGCTCGCCATCGTGAAGAGCTACGTGGAAGGGCACGGCGGGCAGGTGTCGGTGACGAGCGAGGTGGGTCAGGGCTCGTGCTTCCGGGTGGTGTTGCCCAAGGAGCCGCCGCTGTCGGGGCAGGGTCCGGCGTACATCCCGCCGCCGATCGACACGGATCCCGAGCGCTTCTGA
- a CDS encoding GTP-binding protein, which yields MQLNHAQRELTLKIVYYGPGLSGKTTNLRAIHARARPEARGRLLSVETHEDRTLFFDLLPVFFTSSSGFKVKLKLFTVPGQVVHDATRRVVLQNADAVAFIADSRRSASAENNAYWRKLRANMREIGLDATQVPVVIQFNKRDLPDAQTDAELEEARKKGGEPVVGAVALRGEGVMETLHALLQSAWRNLDERARLSRNIGLTEKEFLTHIFQQMDLTGTGLESQYPSLPGRPR from the coding sequence GTGCAACTCAACCACGCCCAGCGCGAACTCACCCTGAAGATCGTCTACTACGGCCCAGGGCTGAGTGGGAAGACGACGAACCTGCGTGCCATCCACGCGCGGGCCCGGCCGGAGGCTCGCGGCCGGTTGCTCAGCGTGGAGACGCACGAGGATCGTACGCTCTTCTTCGATCTGCTTCCGGTGTTCTTCACCAGCAGCTCGGGCTTCAAGGTGAAGCTCAAGCTCTTCACCGTGCCGGGACAGGTGGTGCATGACGCCACGCGGCGCGTGGTGCTGCAGAACGCGGATGCGGTGGCCTTCATCGCCGACAGCCGCCGCAGCGCCTCCGCGGAGAACAACGCCTACTGGCGCAAGCTCCGGGCCAACATGAGGGAGATCGGTCTGGACGCGACACAGGTGCCGGTGGTCATCCAGTTCAACAAGCGCGACCTGCCGGACGCGCAGACGGACGCGGAGCTGGAGGAGGCACGCAAGAAGGGTGGGGAGCCGGTGGTGGGGGCGGTGGCCCTCCGGGGAGAGGGCGTGATGGAGACGCTGCACGCGCTGCTGCAATCGGCGTGGCGCAACCTGGACGAGCGCGCGAGGCTGTCGCGCAACATCGGCCTGACGGAGAAGGAGTTCCTCACCCACATCTTTCAGCAGATGGACCTGACGGGCACCGGCCTGGAGTCCCAGTATCCGTCTCTACCCGGGAGGCCGCGATGA
- a CDS encoding GNAT family N-acetyltransferase — protein MTMKRVDPGVEVAAMPVPDMANLPNDLAPAVKFSVPTDEDMASVAALRSSSEPWKSRGETMEESLKALTALKPFIHVAKVQNQVVGYVTVERDGPVPGAAYMRNIVIRPELRRRGLGQAVLNQALQVARDMFRKTIALRVDPANAPAVSFYRNAGFTTVATVVSKKSGKLRLLMSREL, from the coding sequence ATGACGATGAAGCGGGTGGACCCGGGCGTGGAGGTGGCCGCAATGCCAGTGCCGGACATGGCCAACCTGCCCAACGACCTGGCGCCGGCGGTGAAGTTTTCCGTCCCGACCGATGAGGACATGGCGTCCGTGGCCGCCCTGCGCTCCAGCTCGGAGCCCTGGAAGAGCCGCGGAGAGACGATGGAGGAGAGCCTCAAGGCGTTGACGGCGCTCAAGCCCTTCATCCACGTGGCCAAGGTGCAGAACCAGGTGGTGGGCTATGTGACGGTGGAGCGGGACGGTCCGGTACCCGGCGCCGCCTACATGCGCAACATCGTGATTCGGCCGGAGCTGCGCCGGCGCGGCCTGGGCCAGGCGGTGCTCAACCAGGCGCTCCAGGTGGCGCGGGACATGTTCCGCAAGACGATTGCCTTGCGCGTGGACCCGGCCAACGCCCCGGCGGTGAGCTTCTACCGCAACGCGGGCTTCACCACCGTGGCCACGGTGGTGTCCAAGAAGTCCGGCAAGTTGCGCCTCCTCATGTCTCGCGAGCTGTGA